A genomic segment from Saimiri boliviensis isolate mSaiBol1 chromosome 14, mSaiBol1.pri, whole genome shotgun sequence encodes:
- the CCNE1 gene encoding G1/S-specific cyclin-E1 isoform X1 codes for MPRERRERDAKERDTMKEDGGAEFSARSRKRKANVAVFLQDPDEDMAKIDRTARDQCGSQAWDNNAVCVDPCSLIPTPDKEEDELVYPNSICKPRHIAPSRGSPLPVLSWANREEVWKIMLNKEKTYLRDKHFLEQHPLLQPKMRAILLDWLMEVCEVYKLHRETFYLAQDFFDRYMATQENVVKTLLQLIGISSLFIAAKLEEIYPPKLHQFAYVTDGACSGDEILTMELMIMKALKWRLSPLTIVSWLNVYMQVAYLNDIHEVLLPQYPQQTFIQIAELLDLCVLDVDCLEFPYGILAASAVYHFSSSELMEKVSGYEWCDIENCAKWMVPFAMVIRETGTSKLKHFRGVADEDAHNIQTHRDSLDLLDKARAKKAMLSEQNRASPLPSGLLTPPQSSKKQSNGPEMA; via the exons ATGCCGAGGGAGCGCAGGGAGCG GGATGCGAAGGAGCGGGACACCATGAAGGAGGACGGCGGCGCGGAGTTCTCGGCTCGCTCCAGGAAGAGGAAGGCAAACGTGGCCGTT TTTTTGCAGGACCCAGATGAAGACATGGCCAAAATCGACAGGACGGCGAGGGACCAATGTGGGAGCCAG GCTTGGGACAATAACGCAGTCTGTGTGGACCCCTGCTCTCTAATCCCCACACCTGACAAAGAAGAAGATGAGCTGGTTTACCCAAACTCCATATGCAAGCCTCGGCATATCGCACCGTCCAGAGGTTCCCCACTGCCTGTACTGAG CTGGGCAAATAGAGAGGAAGTCTGGAAAATCATGTTAAACAAGGAAAAGACATACTTAAGGGATAAGCACTTTCTTGAGCAACACCCTCTTCTGCAGCCAAAAATGCGAGCAATTCTTCTGGATTGGTTAATGGAG GTGTGTGAAGTCTACAAGCTTCACAGGGAGACCTTTTACTTGGCACAAGATTTCTTTGACCGGTATATGGCGACACAAGAAAATGTCGTAAAAACTCTTTTACAACTTATTGggatttcatctttatttatagCAGCCAAACTTGAG GAAATCTATCCTCCAAAGTTGCACCAGTTTGCGTATGTGACAGACGGAGCGTGTTCAGGAGATGAGATTCTTACCATGGAGTTAATGATTATGAAG GCCCTTAAGTGGCGTTTAAGTCCCCTGACTATTGTGTCCTGGCTGAATGTGTACATGCAGGTTGCATATCTAAATGACATCCATGAGGTGCTACTGCCACAGTATCCCCAGCAAACCTTTATACAGATTGCAGAG CTGTTGGATCTCTGTGTCCTGGACGTCGACTGCCTCGAATTTCCTTACGGTATCCTCGCTGCTTCGGCCGTGTATCATTTCTCTTCATCTGAATTGATGGAAAAGGTTTCAG GATATGAATGGTGCGACATAGAGAACTGTGCCAAGTGGATGGTTCCATTTGCCATGGTTATAAGGGAGACGGGGACCTCAAAACTGAAGCACTTCAGGGGCGTCGCCGATGAAGACGCACACAACATACAGACCCACAGAGACAGCTTGGATTTGCTG